The nucleotide sequence GCCAGGTTGTGGGGGGGCTGATGTCAGGGTTTGGGGCACCTCTTGCCGGTCCAGTGTCAGACTGGGAGACCTTGCCAGAGTTATCCAGCAGGAGCATGAGTCGGGCCAGGATTACACTTGGATCTGGAGGTCCGGGCTTCACCCGAGGGCGGCACTCTTCctttggaaggtggcatgggatCGCCTTCCGACGGGGGCAGTGCTGAGTAGGCGCGGTTGGGGGATCCCTGCGGAGTGCGGGACATGCAGTGTAGAGGAGTCGGTCGACCACGTGCTCTTTCAGTGTTCGTGGGCGAGGTCGGCATGGTTGTGGGCTGGGTTCCCGCAGGGGGTTTGGCGTGGGAGGCCTCAGTTTTTACGGATGATGCAGCAGTGGCTGGCCCGGCCGCAGATATGTCAGGAGGCTATTCGAGCGACCTGCACAGTacatcagatctggctggcgaGGAACGCCCGCACCCTTggtgagcgcagggtgtcaccgaggttcgTTGCAGAGCTCGCGCGAGTACAGGCATTGGAGTTCAGGGCCTCTTCAGATAGACCTctgacagctcgggacacctggggttccttctctgcttcggcagctcctcagctggtgttcttcacctgggagcccccacctccgagtttcctcaaggtcaactttgacggATCGGTCCTGGATGGAGGTTCGCGTGGCGGTGCGGGTTTTGTGATACGGGACCCGCACTCCAGAGTGGTGGCAGCAGGTGGCTGTCAGTTGTTCGGCACATCAGTTCCCGGGGCAGAGCTACGAGCTGCTTGGGCAGGTATTCGATGTGCGAGGCAGGTACTGCAGGCTGGATCGATTGTactggagggcgactcggctacAGTCATCAGCTGGATCCGGGAGGGGCTGAGGGGTGAGGGCTTAGACCACCCCTTGGTTCGGGATATTGGGATGATGTGTGGGGTTGGGGtggccatccaggccaagcatgtattcagagaagccaatggggcagccgactgggtggctgccttcGCGGCTCATCATTCAGGGTACACCTTTTGGCTGGGGGAGAGAGACTTGCCACTGGCTCTCCGTGAGCtagtgttttttgattttattgagtgtattcgtacacgtactGTATGAGAACccgttttcagaaaaaaaaaaaaaaaaaaaaaaaaaaaaaccaagagcGATGCATTGGGAGTCCCTCGACCAAAAGCGTGAGCTCGACCGAACCGATGAACACCGCTGCATTCCGGCACATGTGTGGTCAGGCACTTTTATTTTCATCCACATAGTACACATAGAGATAATCATCAATTAAGGATGATATTGGCACTTGTTTAGCAGCTAAATCGAAAAATCTAAGCTTCCCACCATAGAAATTTTGGACCCTCCTTGCGGTCCACCTATGGAGCTTTTCAAAATCACCCCGATTGAAAGATATTTTGAttatctaatttatttttttgtcctttctGGATTGGTCGTACAACCATATTTTAACATATTTTTTATCAAGTGGGCAGTGATGAAACATTCTTCTGAGATAATTAGTTCATAAAAGAACTCGTTTGATTTgtagaaataatttttttttaaaaagtaatacaaaatatcctaaaagaaataattttacagcattatatctaaaagcttaagaatacttttggtaaaaaaatattctaatttttatgaGTTAAAAATTAGACTTGAATTTTTCTATTCTATCAAATatgagaactttatttttataaaaaaaactacttatttatttatttatttttttgaaaacttcaacagtgcatttctgtttttttttttttattgaccaTACTTTCTTCATCTTTTTTGGGTGAATCAAACAACTTCAAAGTAGTTTGTTTGGTCTATTTGCCCCATGAGGGCTAATTGGCAAAATATATAAGCAAGCATGAAAGAATCCAAgctagaagaaaaagaaggattaGGACTTAAAGCCTCAGGTTGCCCTAGCTCGTGGGGCAGCCAGGTAGGGCCAATCTACCGGACACTATAAAAAGATAATGAAGGCGGCTATCTCAGTCATAAAGTACATTTTATGTATGAGCCATAATTGACCCAATCCTtgactctttttttcttctttccaagtTTGCTGAATGAAATGAAAAGAGACTTACTGCAGTTTGCTATATGCGACTCTCGCCCAGAGAATTACCAATTTAACCACAGTTAAgtatcatttttcttttgtttttctgccCTTTGTAGGAGAGTTAAGGATCAATGGAATTCACTGAACTACTACTATCCTTCAGCATCCTTGTTCATGAATTCACTGAACTACTACTATCCTTGTTTTTCCATGGGGATGTATGTCAGACTCTCTCCTTAAGTAGTGTCcataacttgtgcttcaaggTTTTACAGCATGGACTACATacagatttaattcatgaatCTATTGGGGAACAATCATTAAACAATGCTTTTAATTGCTGGtgggatgcatgcatgcatcatCACTTTTAATCCTGCTGTGTGTAGTACACGTCTTTTGTATTATTTCCTCTAGTAAACGATGTTTGAGATACTAAGTGGcgcactagtggatggtggtaGTTAATATGTAAATAGGGTGGCACTGTCATAACTTCGAACTGAAGTGTACTTAATTGCTGTTTTTTGATCCTAGGTTTTTAATAGTCAGCGTCAATTTTGTGGTCCCAGTCAATGTTTGGTGAATCAAGACATTAATAACTCGATCATGACTTAACTAATATATGTCCGTTGTAGTTAtccatataatattttataggcTCATGTAAGCACATAACAGTGCCTTCTTCAGGTGTGTTTATAATATCCCCCAAAGCTAGAAAGATCGCTTGTGATTTGTTGTTGATGTTGTCGCTATTCGACGAGCTTATCTTAAAATAATTACAAGATAATCTTAGCAATTGTCAAAATTAATTGAAGCAACCTTGAACCCTTTTGGTCGTAGTTAGATGAAGATTTTGCCCATAGATCTTCCTCGTGTTAAAGAAAATAGTTGTCTTTTTTCCTTACAGCTATATAATATCACAATCAATCAATTTTTTCCGTATGCACATCTATAACTTTGTCTTTTTATGCTTTATGAGAGTATAATTCGATGACTTAAGTTAGAGGGAGAATAATGAAGGATCTCGAGTAGCCATTGGATATCATAATGTTCGGAGTTGATTATTCGAACATAACCATTTTTTCTGGCCATCCATTGATTGTTATTTTAGTATGTTCAAGGCTAGAATTTATATCAAAGGAAGTTTTGTTAATTCTCACTTATATGTGTTAAAGATAGATGCTTCGTTAAATGACTGAAAACTTGGCACAAAATTTTacaagtataaataaataaacatataagtttttttttcaacttttgTATAAGTTATAATTAGTCTtatatctagaaaaaaaatGCGAATCTAAGCACCCCAAAATATTTAGACCACTCTAATTTGTCACTATACATTTGCAGAAAGATTAGACTCTAGGTAGAACGGTCAAAGCATAAGCCACCGCTGGCAATAATAATGGACGACTCCAAGAAATTGTTCTCAAAACAAAAGCTAAACACATCTAACACAAGTGATTTATGGCTAAACACATGAATAACCTGCTACTCCTTCAATCCCTCTGGCATCAAAATACAACCATTTGCTTCTAAGTCTCTAAACccctcatcatttttttttttttggtataacgGCGGCTCACAGTGTGGATgcagccaacaaaatcagaaaacagaaATCTACATAAAGATCCTGAATGGCACAGACCCACTGTCCATCCATACGAAGTCTTCAGAGTGAGAAGCCGCAAATAAAGCAACTTAGCTAGTAGCAACGTTGTCTTTCAGTAGACGTTCATAATCTGATGAAAATTGTACACCTTCAACAATCTGCGAATACCACGCCGGCCGGCTCTCAAAATCCAACTATTTTTCTGTGCAGCAAAAACCTCCCTCATCAAGATCTCAATCATTCCGCCAGCCTAGCGCAAGCCGGATTATTGCGTGCACCGCGTGCACGGTCACGCTCGCCACCCCAGCCTTTTAAAGCCTCCCGCTTGGGCGCCATTTGGACGCTACCCgattctcgctctctctctctctctccttctccgagACGGCTCTAAGAATTTGCCAAGAATCCCCCTCCCCATTTCTAGGGTTTCTCGATCCCAATTCTCTTGCTTTCTCCCTCGATTCTTCCCGCCGGCCCGCGAATCCAGGGTATCCGTTTGAGTGGATCTCGAGGCGGTGGCCTGCCGTCTCGACCCGATCCTTCTACAGGAACTAGCCCAGAAATGAGATCCGGATCGTCTTATTGCAGTGTAATCTCTCTCCCTTCGTTATCTTCTGTTTCTTGGACCGTTTCCTGTCTCGATTCCTCTGGTTCCATTCTAGATCGAGTGAATTATGATTGTTTCTGGTTTGCTTGGGATCCATTCTGGGTCGAATTGTCTCCAAGATTGGATCGTTCTCACTCTGTAGACTCGTTTTTTTTGCAGCGAGAGATACATTTAAGAATTCTGGTGGATAATTCGCTTGCTTGGCGATGGTGTTGGATTTGTTTTTCGTTTTTTCAGGACGATTGCTTGGATCGACTTGTTTGGAAGTCTTTTACTCGAGTTCAGTTGGACTCTTAAAGTATTCTAAAGATTAATAAAGGTTGTCCGTTTTTTCAAGTTTAACGTCCTGCTTTCCTTTTAAGTTTTGTTTTCCTCGAGGAATTTATTAGAACCTATATGCGTAGGTCAAGTTGTAAGCATTTGTTTCCTGTCTGATGACCATCAGCCAAAGGAACTAATCCATCTCATCAcgccttttgtttttctttcctccctttttgTTGATTTGTCTTGTGACGTGTGAAATACTTGTGCAGAGATCAAGCATTGCTCAAACGGCTCAATTTAGCTTCTGAAACGCAGAAGAAAAGGTGAGCGTGATAGTTGTCCTACGAGCTTGGAAAGCAAGTCTTTGTATGTTCTTGACAAATTAATTCTGATGTAATGTCTGTGAGTCACCTAGTGCTTTGTTGGTTGGCATTTATTTAATCTCCCCTGTAAGTGGTTTGACTAGGCGGTATTCATGCAACGTATCATCTCTGTCCTATGAGGATTCCATTGATCTGGGATTGTTAAAGTGAGTTGTCCGGTAGATTTTGGACATATTTTTGCTTTAATTCAGAGGTGCGTTGTATTCCTGAATGTTAGGGAtcacctttttcttcttcttcttcctctccaattttatttttgtgtcAGGATCCTCCTTGCAATTGTCAACTCCAGGGTTTTATCCCATGCGTAATCTATGGATGCCATGAGGATTCCCTTAACTGTTACAAAAGCAAAGTGAATTGTATAGTAATCTTTAACTACCCTACCACTTTTATGGTCTTGATTGTATCATCTTGTTTATCTATTCTTATTGCTTTTAAAGGATTTCTAATGtcgtttttttaattttcttgttaGCTTAAGTTTCATTTGCAGAAATAAGTTCCAGGATATGGGTTGCCTGGCATCAACACCGAGAGGTGCAGGTGGAAACAGAAGACGATCAGGGACTGCTGTGGAGGTGGCTGTGTTTGTACCAGGATTACGCATCCCTAAAAGTGTTGACTTATCTCAGCCATTGGCTAACAGCTTGTCAAGAAATTTAGTGGAACGCCTCTCAGCTCTGAGAACTCGCATAGTCGTTATGGCTGCCCAAGAGGCACCAACTGTGACAAAGCCTAGACGGAAAACAGCTACACAACATGGTTTGCACTTTGCAGCTTTGCAGTTTTCATGCTGTTTTTGTTTCAGCCAGTTTAGGTGGGAACATACCTAATAAGTAGTTTTGGTGCCTGCAGGAGGTTCTTCATTGGCTGATCTTCTGCAGGCGTTGGAGGATTACTTGCCAGTGCTACTGGGATTGGTGAAAAATGGTAGTTTAAATGATGTAGTTTTGATGATTTGACTTTgtaattttcatttattttcgaCACTCAAACCATATCTATCAGTTTGTTTTTAACTCTTGACAGTTGCATGAACTATACTTTACAGGAAGTCAGTCAAAAGATAAGGTACAATTTGTGTGGGTTAATCAGGAGGATGATGCAGAGGTTGGCCTCCATACCATTCTATAATCATGggatattttctttgatgagaATAGGCAGGATTGATGGCTGATACTGATAACTATCTTTTTCAGGAAACAGGCATCGCAAATGCTTGGTATGAGGTGTTGTCAGTTCTACATCTGATGGCTATGCTGTGTTTATCTGAAGCCAATTCTTTGCTTCTTCCTAAAATGTCCAATGATGGTTATCGGCTAAAGGTATCTGAAGGTGGGTGCTTGGTTCTAGCTTGTGGGTAACATAAATTATCATCATCTTCCATCCAGTGTTTGCACTATTTTTTGTGCATCTTCCGTTATGACTTAACATGCCCTCACTCAGTTGAGTATACCCATTTTAATGAAAACACAGATTGCTTTCAAAGCTTAATAAAAACCTAGGATCTAATGTCCATATCATATTAAATTCATGTCATGACAACTTCACTTTGTTcccatgcagatttttttctttttggctaaCTTAATACGGATAACGTGAAATCA is from Phoenix dactylifera cultivar Barhee BC4 chromosome 18, palm_55x_up_171113_PBpolish2nd_filt_p, whole genome shotgun sequence and encodes:
- the LOC103724052 gene encoding uncharacterized protein LOC103724052 isoform X3; this translates as MGCLASTPRGAGGNRRRSGTAVEVAVFVPGLRIPKSVDLSQPLANSLSRNLVERLSALRTRIVVMAAQEAPTVTKPRRKTATQHGGSSLADLLQALEDYLPVLLGLVKNGSQSKDKVQFVWVNQEDDAEETGIANAWYEVLSVLHLMAMLCLSEANSLLLPKMSNDGYRLKVSEEDKRTSIDIFLKAAGYLDCAIQHVLPQIPPETRKDLPLDLAEGVLRALCMQALGQTVDIQLGIAMDSPKATLAVKRRLACEMVKCWHQAHNSITQVPLTDGWGRKHRLFIKWKYAEAKAAAYYFHGLILDEGNTEKSHGMAIAALQAAEEFLKESKRSCEVFNAMPPTSR